A window from Fragaria vesca subsp. vesca linkage group LG5, FraVesHawaii_1.0, whole genome shotgun sequence encodes these proteins:
- the LOC101313706 gene encoding uncharacterized protein LOC101313706 has protein sequence MSTYDLSVDDGSFYCHSFEADPFSDPFTPFSDSALDILQTLSDYQNTQTLVEEQPHSLEQSSSNLVSSSPPSFQLESLNLYQATHLSSVENDPNLGNVLEDFLVLENLLAESEQCLVGSEQNACDTQVSQQAFAPHSCSGGAENVAEYMQSSYSSNSFDGQPGFVFRPCFDPLLESPNFQTQEASLSSPESSYLTSHMKRVSSTEDMQNIEIARDPQESSAMEIAKKFKMTRYTAEERKERISKYRSRKAQRNFNKTIKYACRKTVADRRPRIGGRFVRYGQAGETHRPACSTREEDEDDLWI, from the exons ATGTCGACATATGATCTCTCTGTTGACGATGGCTCATTCTATTGCCATTCCTTTGAAGCTGACCCCTTCTCTGATCCTTTCACACCTTTCTCAGACTCAGCCCTTGATATCCTCCAAACACTCTCAGACTACCAAAACACACAAACCCTAGTTGAGGAGCAGCCTCATTCTCTTGAGCAAAGCTCCTCAAATCTTGTTTCTTCTTCACCCCCGAGTTTCCAATTGGAAAGTTTGAACCTCTACCAAGCAACCCATTTAAGCTCGGTTGAAAATGATCCCAATTTGGGAAATGTGTTGGAAGATTTCTTAGTTTTGGAAAATTTGTTGGCGGAAAGTGAGCAATGTCTTGTCGGTTCTGAGCAAAATGCATGCGACACCCAAGTTTCCCAACAAGCTTTTGCTCCTCATAGTTGTAGTGGTGGTGCTGAAAATGTGGCCGAGTATATGCAAAGTAGCTATAGCAGCAACTCCTTCGATGGACAACCTGGTTTTGTTTTCCGACCTTGCTTTGACCCTCTCCTGGAATCCCCAAATTTTCAAACCCAAGAAGCCTCCTTGAGCTCACCTGAGAGCAGTTACTTGACTAGTCACATGAAGAGGGTTTCCAGCACCGAAGATATGCAA AACATCGAAATAGCTCGTGATCCTCAAGAGAGCTCGGCCATGGAGATTGCTAAGAAATTCAAGATGACTAGGTACACTGCAGAAGAGAGGAAAGAAAGGATTTCGAAGTACAGATCGAGGAAAGCGCAAAGAAACTTCAACAAGACTATTAAG TATGCATGCCGGAAGACAGTAGCAGACAGGCGTCCACGCATAGGTGGACGATTTGTAAGATATGGGCAAGCTGGTGAGACTCACAGACCTGCATGTTCAACCAGAGAAGAAGACGAAGATGATCTGTGG